A part of Sinorhizobium chiapasense genomic DNA contains:
- the argJ gene encoding bifunctional glutamate N-acetyltransferase/amino-acid acetyltransferase ArgJ, whose amino-acid sequence MSGSVSPLAPKTFAEMPPLRGVRMATAAAGIKYKNRTDVLMMIFDEPAAVAGVFTRSKCPSAPVDFCRRNLSGGVARAVVVNSGNANAFTGKKGREATELTAQSAAKAVGCSESEIFLASTGVIGEPLDATKFAGVLDGLAVSAEEDFWFEAAKAIMTTDTYTKVATRSAEIGGVTVTINGIAKGAGMIAPDMATMLSFVVTDADIAPPALQALLSAGVGPTFNSVTVDSDTSTSDTLMLFATSAAAKDGQAKVVDAGDPRLDAFRAALNDLLHDLALQVVRDGEGARKMVAVTVEGAENDAAAKRIALSIANSPLVKTAVAGEDANWGRVVMAVGKSGEMAERDRLAIWFGDVRVAVEGERDPDYSEAAASAVMKGEDIPIRVDIGLGSGRATVYTCDLTKEYVEINGDYRS is encoded by the coding sequence ATGTCCGGCTCAGTTTCTCCGCTCGCTCCGAAAACCTTCGCCGAAATGCCGCCGCTTCGAGGTGTGCGGATGGCTACGGCCGCGGCAGGGATCAAGTACAAGAACCGCACAGACGTGCTGATGATGATCTTCGACGAGCCCGCTGCGGTCGCTGGCGTCTTCACACGATCGAAATGCCCGTCGGCGCCGGTCGATTTCTGCCGCAGGAATCTGTCGGGAGGCGTTGCACGCGCCGTCGTCGTCAATTCGGGCAATGCCAATGCGTTCACGGGCAAGAAGGGGCGGGAGGCTACCGAACTTACCGCGCAGTCCGCGGCCAAGGCCGTCGGATGCAGCGAGAGCGAGATCTTCCTCGCGTCGACCGGCGTGATCGGCGAACCGCTCGATGCGACCAAATTCGCCGGCGTCCTTGATGGTCTTGCCGTTTCCGCCGAGGAAGATTTCTGGTTCGAGGCCGCCAAGGCGATCATGACCACGGATACCTATACGAAGGTCGCGACCCGCAGTGCCGAGATCGGCGGCGTTACGGTGACGATCAACGGCATCGCCAAGGGCGCCGGCATGATCGCGCCCGATATGGCCACGATGCTTTCCTTCGTGGTGACGGACGCGGACATCGCGCCGCCGGCACTTCAGGCCCTGCTTTCCGCCGGCGTCGGCCCGACCTTCAACTCCGTCACGGTCGACAGCGACACCTCCACCTCCGACACGCTGATGCTGTTTGCAACCAGCGCGGCGGCGAAGGACGGCCAGGCGAAGGTCGTGGACGCCGGCGATCCGCGTCTCGACGCCTTCCGTGCCGCCCTCAACGATCTGCTGCACGATCTGGCTCTGCAGGTGGTGCGCGACGGCGAGGGCGCCCGCAAGATGGTCGCGGTGACCGTCGAAGGTGCCGAAAACGATGCCGCGGCCAAGCGCATTGCGCTGTCGATCGCCAATTCGCCGCTCGTCAAGACGGCAGTTGCCGGCGAGGATGCGAACTGGGGTCGGGTGGTCATGGCCGTAGGAAAGTCCGGAGAGATGGCCGAACGAGACCGGCTCGCGATCTGGTTCGGCGATGTGCGCGTTGCCGTCGAGGGCGAGCGGGATCCGGACTATTCGGAGGCGGCGGCAAGTGCCGTCATGAAAGGCGAAGACATTCCGATCCGCGTCGACATAGGCCTCGGTTCGGGCCGTGCGACCGTCTATACCTGTGATCTGACCAAGGAATATGTCGAGATCAACGGCGACTACAGAAGCTGA
- a CDS encoding peptidylprolyl isomerase produces the protein MSRYKTLVAAVFVAAIAVNGARAEETDPVIAKVGEQEVRQSELNLALGGLDPQLQQMPEEQKRAAALSAVIDVKLLAKNAEKEGLQDDAVFKQRIAYLTERELHNAFFKKHVVDAVTKEDVKARYDKEIAAIPAQEEIKARHILVKTEDEAKAVIQELDAGKSFVELAKAKSSDPNKDDGGDLGYFAKGRMVPEFEAAAFALEKGTYTKTPVKTQFGFHVILVEDKRPQAPPTLEQVEPQVRQLVMRDKYLELLASAKKETGVEILDPALKKAYDEANKPQETK, from the coding sequence ATGTCCAGATACAAGACTTTGGTGGCTGCGGTTTTCGTCGCGGCGATCGCTGTCAACGGAGCGCGCGCCGAAGAAACCGATCCGGTAATCGCCAAGGTAGGCGAGCAGGAGGTCCGCCAATCCGAGCTCAATCTCGCTCTCGGTGGTCTTGATCCCCAGCTTCAGCAGATGCCGGAAGAGCAGAAACGCGCTGCCGCGCTTTCGGCTGTCATCGACGTCAAGCTTCTGGCAAAGAACGCTGAGAAGGAAGGCCTCCAGGACGACGCCGTCTTCAAGCAGCGTATCGCCTACCTTACCGAGCGCGAGCTGCACAACGCGTTCTTCAAGAAGCATGTCGTGGATGCGGTGACGAAGGAAGACGTCAAGGCACGCTACGACAAGGAAATTGCCGCGATCCCGGCACAGGAAGAGATCAAGGCACGCCATATCCTGGTGAAGACCGAGGATGAGGCCAAGGCCGTGATCCAGGAGCTCGACGCCGGCAAGAGCTTCGTCGAGCTCGCCAAGGCCAAGTCGTCCGATCCGAACAAGGACGACGGCGGCGATCTGGGCTACTTCGCCAAGGGCCGGATGGTGCCGGAATTCGAGGCGGCCGCTTTCGCCCTCGAAAAGGGCACCTACACCAAGACCCCGGTGAAGACCCAGTTCGGCTTCCACGTCATCCTCGTCGAGGACAAGCGGCCGCAGGCGCCGCCGACGCTGGAACAGGTCGAGCCGCAGGTTCGTCAGCTCGTCATGCGTGACAAATATCTTGAGCTTCTGGCTTCCGCGAAAAAGGAAACCGGCGTCGAAATTTTGGATCCGGCGCTCAAGAAGGCCTATGACGAGGCCAACAAGCCGCAGGAAACGAAGTAG
- a CDS encoding AMP-binding protein — protein sequence MLPKIENYDELYRDFRWWIPEKFNIGVAVSDAWAEREPERVCLQHFRPDGGHLSLTYGAFAARSSAFAAGLADYGVKRGDRVAIFLPQGFEAAIAHAATYKLGAIALPLALLFGVDALEYRLLDAGATAIVTNRFGYQRLAAIRDKLPELGLIVLADEEDESGTVRFDRLANSGKRFAAADTTPDDPALMIYTSGTTGPPKGALHGHRVLLGHLPGFQFHHHFLPQPGDRMWTPADWAWAGGLLNALLPSLLLGVPVVSSPAQKFDPHMAFRILEEMEVRNAFIPPTALRLLKGVDRPRDHYALKLRTIGSAGEALGRETFEWAKAALGIEVSEFYGQTECNIVVSSAADLGVLKPGSMGKAAPGHRVAIIDGEGTILPPGTVGQVAVQRPDPVMFLGYWRNERATETKFIGDWMTTGDQGVMDADGYFTFFGRDDDVITSSGYRIGPGEIEDCLAGHPDVQLAAVVGKPDPVRTEIVKAYVVLKPGVSADEEAAAGIRDWVKTRLSMHEYPREIEFVDSLPLTTSGKVIRRLLRDRAAAEALRR from the coding sequence ATGCTCCCGAAGATCGAAAACTACGATGAACTCTACCGCGATTTCCGTTGGTGGATTCCGGAGAAGTTCAACATCGGCGTCGCCGTCAGCGATGCCTGGGCCGAGCGGGAGCCGGAGCGTGTCTGCCTTCAGCATTTCAGGCCTGACGGTGGGCATCTGTCTCTGACCTATGGTGCGTTTGCGGCGCGCTCGTCCGCTTTTGCGGCGGGATTGGCAGACTATGGCGTCAAGCGCGGTGATCGTGTCGCCATCTTCCTGCCACAGGGGTTCGAGGCCGCGATCGCGCATGCTGCGACCTACAAGCTCGGCGCGATCGCCTTGCCGCTCGCTTTGCTGTTCGGTGTCGACGCACTCGAATACCGGCTACTGGATGCGGGAGCGACTGCGATCGTCACCAACCGGTTTGGCTACCAGCGGCTTGCGGCGATCCGGGACAAACTCCCGGAACTCGGTCTCATCGTGTTGGCGGATGAAGAGGATGAATCAGGCACGGTTCGTTTCGACCGGCTCGCAAACAGCGGGAAGCGTTTTGCGGCCGCCGATACGACGCCGGACGATCCGGCGCTGATGATCTACACCTCCGGCACAACGGGCCCGCCGAAGGGGGCACTGCACGGCCATCGCGTCCTGCTCGGTCACCTGCCGGGCTTCCAGTTCCATCATCACTTCCTGCCGCAGCCGGGCGACCGGATGTGGACTCCGGCCGACTGGGCCTGGGCTGGCGGGCTTCTGAACGCGCTGCTGCCGTCGCTGCTGCTCGGCGTACCGGTTGTTTCCTCACCGGCGCAGAAATTCGATCCGCATATGGCCTTCCGGATCCTGGAAGAGATGGAGGTGCGCAACGCTTTCATTCCGCCGACGGCGCTTCGGCTCCTGAAGGGCGTCGACCGGCCGCGTGACCATTATGCTCTCAAGCTGCGGACGATCGGCTCCGCAGGCGAGGCGCTCGGGCGGGAGACCTTCGAATGGGCAAAGGCAGCGCTCGGGATCGAAGTCAGCGAGTTCTACGGCCAGACGGAGTGCAATATCGTCGTCTCCTCGGCCGCGGATCTCGGTGTCTTGAAGCCGGGCTCCATGGGTAAGGCGGCACCCGGTCACAGGGTGGCGATCATTGACGGCGAAGGGACGATCCTGCCGCCGGGCACGGTCGGGCAGGTGGCTGTGCAGCGCCCGGATCCGGTGATGTTCCTCGGCTATTGGCGCAACGAGCGGGCGACGGAAACGAAGTTCATCGGTGACTGGATGACGACCGGGGACCAGGGCGTGATGGACGCGGACGGTTACTTCACCTTCTTCGGCCGTGATGACGACGTCATCACCTCGTCCGGTTACCGCATCGGTCCGGGCGAGATCGAGGATTGTCTGGCGGGCCATCCCGACGTTCAACTGGCGGCGGTCGTCGGCAAGCCCGATCCGGTCCGCACGGAGATCGTCAAGGCCTATGTGGTGCTGAAGCCGGGCGTCTCCGCCGATGAGGAGGCCGCGGCGGGGATTCGCGATTGGGTGAAAACCAGGCTCTCCATGCACGAATACCCGCGCGAGATCGAGTTCGTCGACAGCCTGCCGCTGACGACCTCGGGAAAGGTGATCCGCCGTCTCTTGCGCGACCGGGCGGCTGCCGAAGCGCTTCGCAGGTAG
- a CDS encoding disulfide bond formation protein B gives MTAASVAQRQHLVGAVLVTLGMAATVGGALGFEHIGGYIPCALCLLQRNPYYYGIPLGLLAIMSSALKLPVWITRTLLLLVGIVMLVGAGMGVYHSGVEWHFWEGPSTCATAAQGVSSDVGDLLGDLDAKHAPSCTDAALRVLGLSFAGWNVIASLMLAAIALRGAAKA, from the coding sequence ATGACCGCAGCTTCCGTCGCCCAACGCCAGCATCTGGTTGGCGCCGTTCTCGTCACGCTCGGCATGGCGGCAACTGTCGGCGGCGCGCTCGGCTTCGAGCATATCGGCGGCTACATCCCCTGTGCGCTCTGCCTGCTGCAGCGCAATCCCTATTACTACGGCATTCCGCTCGGCCTTCTGGCCATCATGTCGAGCGCTCTCAAGTTGCCGGTCTGGATCACGCGAACGCTGCTTCTGCTCGTCGGCATCGTGATGCTCGTCGGCGCGGGCATGGGCGTCTATCACTCGGGCGTCGAATGGCATTTCTGGGAGGGACCGTCGACCTGCGCGACAGCCGCCCAAGGCGTCTCGTCCGATGTCGGGGACCTGCTCGGCGATCTCGATGCGAAGCATGCCCCCTCCTGCACGGATGCGGCACTCCGCGTGCTCGGACTCTCCTTTGCAGGCTGGAACGTGATCGCAAGCCTTATGCTGGCTGCGATCGCATTGCGCGGCGCCGCCAAGGCTTGA
- the secA gene encoding preprotein translocase subunit SecA yields MVSLGGLARKLFGSANERRVRSYNGRVDAINALETEMKALSDEALAAKTTEFRQQLAEGKTLDDLLVPAFAVAREAARRVLGLRPFDVQLIGGMILHERAISEMKTGEGKTLVATLPVYLNALAGKGVHVVTVNDYLAQRDAGMMGRVYGFLGLTTGVIIHGLTDEQRRDAYACDVTYATNNELGFDYLRDNMKYERSQMVQRGHFFAIVDEVDSILVDEARTPLIISGPLDDRSDLYNTINDFIPLLAPEDYEIDEKQRSANFSEEGTEKLENMLRQAGLLKGESLYDIENVAIVHHVNNALKAHKLFTRDKDYIVRNGEIVIIDEFTGRMMPGRRYSEGQHQALEAKEKVQIQPENQTLASITFQNYFRMYEKLAGMTGTAATEAEEFGNIYGLEVIEVPTNLPIKRADEDDEVYRTAGEKYKAIIDEIKSAHERGQPMLVGTTSIEKSELLAEMLKKSGFSRFQVLNARYHEQEAYIVAQAGVPGAVTIATNMAGRGTDIQLGGNPDMRIQQELAEMEPGPEREAREKAIREEVQKLKETALAAGGLYVLATERHESRRIDNQLRGRSGRQGDPGRSKFYLSLQDDLMRIFGSDRMDGMLQKLGLKEGEAIVHPWINKALERAQKKVEARNFDIRKNLLKYDDVLNDQRKVIFEQRIELMDAESVTETVTDMRNEVIEDVVSKRIPERAYAEQWDVEGLKGDVQQYLNLDLPVTEWAAEEGIAEDDIIERVTVAADKAAADRAERFGPDIMQYVERSVVLQTLDHLWREHIVNLDHLRSVIGFRGYAQRDPLQEYKSEAFELFQGLLGNLRQAVTAQLMRVELVREAQEAPQPLPPMEGHHIDPLTGEDDFAQSGAPLLAVAQANRNPADPSTWGKVSRNEPCPCGSGKKYKHCHGIYEA; encoded by the coding sequence ATGGTCAGTCTCGGCGGCCTTGCCCGCAAGTTGTTTGGTTCCGCCAATGAGCGCCGCGTCCGTAGTTACAATGGCCGGGTGGACGCCATCAACGCTCTCGAAACCGAAATGAAGGCGCTCAGCGACGAAGCGCTGGCGGCAAAGACCACGGAATTTCGCCAGCAATTGGCCGAAGGCAAGACGCTCGACGACCTCCTCGTGCCGGCCTTCGCCGTCGCGCGCGAAGCCGCGCGCCGCGTCCTCGGCCTGCGTCCCTTCGACGTCCAGCTCATCGGCGGCATGATCCTGCACGAGCGCGCCATTTCCGAGATGAAAACCGGCGAAGGCAAGACGCTTGTCGCGACACTGCCCGTTTATCTCAATGCGCTTGCCGGCAAGGGCGTGCATGTGGTCACCGTCAACGACTACCTTGCCCAACGTGACGCCGGCATGATGGGCCGCGTCTACGGCTTCCTCGGCCTGACGACCGGCGTCATCATTCACGGCCTCACCGACGAGCAGCGCCGCGATGCCTATGCCTGCGACGTCACTTACGCGACCAACAACGAACTCGGCTTCGACTATCTGCGCGACAACATGAAGTATGAGCGCTCGCAGATGGTGCAGCGCGGTCACTTCTTCGCGATCGTCGACGAAGTCGACTCCATCCTGGTCGACGAGGCGCGCACGCCGCTGATCATTTCCGGTCCGCTCGACGACCGCTCCGACCTCTACAATACGATCAACGATTTCATTCCGCTGCTTGCGCCGGAAGACTACGAAATCGATGAGAAGCAGCGCTCTGCCAACTTCTCGGAGGAAGGCACCGAGAAGCTCGAAAACATGCTGCGGCAGGCGGGGCTCTTGAAGGGCGAGTCGCTTTACGACATCGAGAACGTCGCGATCGTCCACCACGTCAACAATGCGCTGAAGGCCCACAAGCTCTTCACGCGCGACAAGGACTACATCGTGCGCAACGGCGAGATCGTCATCATCGACGAGTTTACCGGCCGCATGATGCCGGGGCGCCGCTATTCCGAAGGCCAGCACCAGGCCCTGGAGGCCAAGGAAAAGGTGCAGATCCAGCCCGAGAACCAGACGCTCGCCTCGATCACCTTCCAGAACTACTTCCGCATGTACGAGAAGCTTGCCGGCATGACCGGTACGGCAGCGACGGAAGCAGAGGAATTCGGCAACATCTACGGCCTCGAAGTAATCGAAGTTCCGACCAACCTGCCGATCAAGCGCGCCGATGAGGACGACGAGGTCTATCGGACGGCGGGCGAGAAATACAAGGCGATCATAGACGAGATCAAATCTGCCCACGAGCGTGGCCAACCGATGCTGGTCGGCACCACCTCCATCGAGAAGTCCGAGCTTCTCGCCGAGATGCTGAAGAAGAGCGGCTTCTCCAGGTTCCAGGTCTTGAACGCCCGTTACCACGAACAGGAAGCCTATATCGTCGCCCAGGCCGGCGTCCCTGGCGCCGTGACGATCGCCACCAACATGGCCGGCCGCGGCACCGACATCCAGCTCGGCGGCAACCCCGACATGCGCATCCAGCAGGAACTGGCCGAGATGGAGCCGGGTCCGGAGCGCGAGGCACGCGAAAAGGCGATCCGCGAAGAAGTGCAGAAGCTCAAGGAGACGGCACTCGCGGCCGGCGGGCTCTATGTTCTCGCCACAGAACGCCATGAGAGCCGCCGCATCGACAACCAGCTGCGCGGCCGCTCGGGCCGTCAGGGCGATCCCGGGCGTTCGAAGTTCTACCTGTCGCTGCAGGACGACCTGATGCGCATCTTCGGGTCCGACCGCATGGACGGCATGTTGCAGAAGCTGGGCCTGAAGGAAGGCGAAGCAATCGTCCATCCGTGGATCAACAAGGCGCTCGAGCGGGCACAGAAAAAGGTCGAGGCGCGCAACTTCGACATCCGCAAGAATCTGTTGAAATATGACGACGTGCTCAATGATCAGCGCAAGGTCATCTTCGAACAGCGCATCGAGCTGATGGATGCGGAGAGTGTCACCGAGACAGTCACCGACATGCGCAACGAAGTGATCGAGGATGTCGTCAGCAAGCGGATTCCCGAGCGCGCCTATGCCGAACAGTGGGATGTCGAGGGCCTGAAGGGAGACGTCCAGCAGTATCTCAACCTCGACCTGCCGGTCACCGAGTGGGCGGCCGAAGAAGGCATCGCCGAGGACGATATTATCGAACGCGTCACCGTTGCCGCCGACAAGGCTGCGGCCGACCGGGCGGAACGCTTCGGCCCCGACATCATGCAATATGTCGAGCGCTCCGTCGTGCTGCAGACGCTCGACCATCTCTGGCGCGAACACATCGTCAACCTCGACCATCTTCGTTCGGTCATCGGCTTCCGCGGCTACGCCCAACGCGATCCGCTGCAGGAATACAAGTCCGAGGCGTTCGAACTGTTCCAGGGCCTGCTCGGCAATCTCCGCCAGGCCGTAACCGCACAGTTGATGCGCGTCGAACTGGTTCGCGAGGCGCAGGAAGCACCCCAGCCGCTGCCGCCAATGGAAGGCCATCACATCGATCCGCTGACCGGCGAGGACGACTTCGCCCAGTCTGGTGCGCCGCTGCTGGCCGTTGCGCAGGCCAACCGCAATCCGGCGGACCCCTCGACTTGGGGTAAAGTATCGCGCAATGAGCCCTGCCCTTGCGGCTCGGGCAAGAAATACAAGCATTGCCACGGAATCTACGAGGCGTGA
- a CDS encoding DNA-3-methyladenine glycosylase family protein: MRIIRTHEDIEAGLAGLIMLDARLEHVVAKAGPVPLRRTDPGYRGIANIIVSQMVSKASAAAIWRRMEAALGEISPGAVLSLGDEDCRQFGLSRAKADTLRRVAAAAVAGEIDLDAICNAEAAVAIHELTAIKGVGRWTAEVYLLFCAGHPDVFPSGDVALQNAIGHALEFDLRPTASEIDSLATSWSPWRSVAARLFWAYYAQEMRRDALPVTP, translated from the coding sequence ATGCGGATCATCCGGACACACGAGGATATCGAGGCTGGGCTTGCCGGTCTGATAATGCTCGACGCCCGTCTCGAGCACGTGGTCGCCAAGGCGGGTCCAGTGCCACTCAGGCGAACGGATCCGGGCTATCGCGGTATCGCGAACATCATCGTGTCGCAAATGGTCTCGAAGGCGAGCGCTGCCGCGATCTGGCGGCGCATGGAGGCCGCTCTCGGCGAGATCAGTCCGGGCGCAGTCCTTTCTCTCGGCGACGAAGATTGCCGGCAATTCGGCCTCTCCCGCGCCAAGGCCGACACGTTGCGGCGCGTCGCGGCCGCTGCGGTTGCCGGGGAGATCGACCTTGACGCCATCTGCAACGCCGAGGCCGCCGTGGCGATCCACGAATTGACGGCAATCAAGGGGGTCGGTCGCTGGACGGCGGAGGTCTACCTGCTTTTCTGCGCCGGCCATCCGGACGTCTTTCCGTCCGGCGACGTTGCGCTGCAGAACGCCATCGGCCATGCGCTGGAGTTCGACCTGCGCCCGACGGCGAGCGAGATTGATTCGCTTGCGACCTCCTGGTCACCGTGGCGCAGCGTCGCCGCGCGGCTGTTCTGGGCCTATTATGCACAGGAAATGCGGCGTGATGCGCTGCCGGTGACGCCTTGA
- a CDS encoding HNH endonuclease produces the protein MTIAVSPQALPALVLNADYRPLSYYPLSLWSWQDAIKAVFLDRVTILAEYEHSVSSPSFSMRLPSVVCLKSYVQPSRHPAFTRFNVFLRDKFECQYCGSPDDLTFDHVVPRAHGGLTTWENVVAACSPCNLRKGSKLPRQANMFPHQRPYQPTVQDLHNNGRLFPPNHLHESWMDYLYWDVELQP, from the coding sequence TTGACGATTGCAGTCTCACCGCAAGCCCTGCCGGCGCTCGTTTTGAACGCCGACTACCGGCCGCTGAGTTATTACCCCTTGTCGCTCTGGTCCTGGCAGGACGCGATCAAGGCCGTCTTCCTTGACCGCGTCACGATCCTCGCCGAATACGAACATTCCGTCTCTTCGCCCAGCTTTTCGATGCGGCTGCCGAGCGTCGTTTGTCTCAAGAGTTACGTGCAGCCGTCGCGCCATCCGGCGTTCACCCGGTTCAACGTCTTCCTCCGTGACAAGTTCGAGTGCCAGTATTGCGGATCGCCTGACGATTTGACCTTCGACCATGTGGTGCCGCGCGCCCACGGCGGCCTGACGACCTGGGAAAATGTCGTGGCCGCCTGTTCGCCCTGCAACCTGCGCAAGGGCAGCAAGCTGCCGCGGCAGGCCAACATGTTCCCGCATCAGAGGCCGTACCAGCCGACAGTGCAGGACCTGCACAACAACGGCCGGCTCTTCCCGCCGAACCATCTGCACGAAAGCTGGATGGACTATCTCTACTGGGATGTCGAACTGCAGCCGTGA
- a CDS encoding oligosaccharide flippase family protein: MLPSALRHRLSPLLGRFASVASGVDPKSRAQRTALIAFAIRIFSAAIALVSQIVLARLMGEFEYGVFVFVWVLAILFGNLSCLGLHAAVIRFVPEYQTAGAMAEIRGLTTVARIFALLSATALAMVGAIGLWFFADMIEHYHLVALYLGLVALPMIALGDVMDGTARAHSWPLAAMSPTFIVRPLLILAFMVLATAAGLPNSAKTAMVAALAATYVTTLGQFLAMTRRLRRRYVRGPMKIDLGPWLRLSVPIFLVEGFSFLLTNSDVVIVGLYLPPDDVAIYFAAAKTMALVHFVMFAVKAAAGPRFSEAMASGESRQLAEIATESAHWSFWPSLAMGSTVLVAGRFLLSLFGPAFTAGAPLMAILFAGILAKAFVGPVETLLTMTGRQKLCAILYATALAVNIALNIVLIPAFGLIGAAFATAGAMFFEAALLHLAARRTFAIPLLAFAGAGSGNDKNEAIRP, encoded by the coding sequence ATGCTGCCGTCGGCGCTGAGGCACCGCCTGTCTCCGCTGCTGGGCCGGTTTGCATCGGTCGCGTCCGGCGTCGACCCCAAAAGCCGTGCGCAACGCACAGCCCTGATCGCTTTCGCGATCCGCATCTTCAGTGCAGCCATTGCCCTCGTCTCGCAGATCGTTCTCGCTCGTCTGATGGGCGAGTTCGAATACGGCGTCTTCGTCTTCGTCTGGGTCCTCGCCATCCTGTTCGGCAACCTGTCCTGTCTCGGCCTGCACGCGGCCGTGATCCGCTTCGTACCGGAATATCAAACGGCAGGCGCCATGGCCGAAATCCGTGGGCTGACGACGGTGGCGCGTATCTTTGCACTGCTGTCGGCGACGGCACTCGCCATGGTCGGCGCCATCGGTCTCTGGTTCTTTGCGGACATGATCGAGCACTATCATCTCGTCGCCCTTTATCTCGGCCTTGTCGCCCTGCCGATGATTGCGCTCGGCGACGTGATGGACGGCACGGCCCGCGCGCACAGCTGGCCGCTCGCGGCGATGAGCCCCACCTTCATAGTCCGGCCGCTGCTCATCCTAGCCTTCATGGTGCTGGCCACCGCCGCCGGCTTGCCCAATTCGGCGAAGACCGCAATGGTCGCCGCGTTAGCGGCCACCTACGTCACGACGCTCGGGCAATTTCTCGCAATGACGCGGCGGTTACGCAGACGTTACGTTCGCGGGCCGATGAAGATCGACCTCGGACCATGGCTGCGCCTTTCCGTGCCGATATTTCTCGTCGAAGGTTTCAGTTTCCTGCTGACCAATTCCGACGTCGTGATCGTCGGGCTCTACCTGCCGCCAGACGACGTGGCGATCTACTTCGCCGCTGCTAAGACCATGGCTCTCGTCCATTTCGTCATGTTCGCCGTGAAGGCGGCGGCGGGCCCGCGCTTTTCCGAGGCGATGGCTTCCGGCGAAAGCCGCCAACTCGCCGAAATCGCAACCGAAAGCGCACACTGGTCCTTCTGGCCCTCGCTCGCGATGGGCAGCACGGTGCTTGTCGCCGGTCGTTTCCTGCTGTCGCTGTTCGGCCCGGCCTTTACCGCGGGCGCGCCGTTGATGGCGATCCTGTTTGCCGGGATTCTGGCCAAGGCCTTCGTCGGCCCCGTCGAAACTCTGCTGACCATGACCGGCCGGCAGAAGCTCTGTGCGATCCTTTACGCGACCGCGCTCGCCGTCAACATCGCGCTGAACATTGTCCTCATCCCGGCCTTCGGCCTGATCGGCGCAGCGTTCGCTACCGCCGGCGCGATGTTCTTCGAGGCGGCACTTCTGCACCTTGCTGCAAGACGCACTTTCGCCATCCCTCTCCTCGCTTTCGCGGGCGCAGGAAGCGGCAACGACAAGAACGAGGCGATCCGTCCATGA
- a CDS encoding GNAT family N-acetyltransferase, with product MIGNTPFPGDTNGRASRLLGGLAQPGFDASRPEQTVSVGRPGRYLSIYSARAGYELQRELDFLSNRAIEPNIFFTGRFLAPAMPRLEDRIIRLAVIRDNSERRSRMRFLMPFSIEKPGFAIGASIIRAWSNPFGPLGVPLLDAEDAAETISNLYEALATPSSGLPPVLVLPDVRLKGRFAQLARAVAISENLPLTVTDTFERPMLESLLDGPTYLRKAIKRAHFKELRRQWKNLEKHGRLIYNVARQPEEIRVRMEEFLALEASGWKGRERSAMVTDRFRAAFAREAITNLAETDSVRIHTLDLDGKAIAAMVVLLMAGEAYTWKTAYDERYALYSPGKLLLAELTEWHLDDANIARSDSCAVPDHPMIGRFWQEREEMGTLVIGLQSIRDRDVRQVAAQLHLYRNTRNMARLLREKIRALAGR from the coding sequence ATGATCGGCAATACACCCTTTCCCGGAGACACGAACGGCAGGGCGAGCCGCCTGCTCGGTGGATTGGCCCAGCCCGGCTTCGATGCGTCGCGACCAGAACAGACCGTCAGCGTGGGGCGGCCTGGCCGCTACCTTTCGATCTATTCCGCAAGGGCCGGCTACGAACTGCAGCGAGAGCTCGATTTTCTCTCCAACCGCGCGATAGAACCGAACATATTCTTCACGGGCCGCTTCCTGGCGCCGGCGATGCCGCGACTCGAGGACCGGATCATCCGGCTCGCCGTGATCCGGGACAACAGTGAGCGCCGCAGCCGAATGCGCTTCCTCATGCCGTTTTCGATCGAGAAGCCGGGTTTCGCGATCGGCGCGTCCATCATTCGTGCCTGGTCCAACCCGTTTGGCCCGCTGGGCGTGCCGCTGCTCGATGCAGAAGATGCGGCCGAAACGATCAGTAATCTTTACGAAGCGCTGGCCACGCCCTCGTCCGGCCTGCCGCCGGTGCTCGTGCTCCCGGATGTGAGGCTCAAGGGCCGGTTCGCACAGCTCGCACGCGCCGTGGCGATCAGCGAAAACCTGCCGCTCACCGTGACCGACACCTTTGAACGGCCGATGCTCGAAAGCCTGCTCGACGGCCCGACCTATTTGCGCAAGGCAATCAAGCGCGCGCATTTCAAGGAATTGCGGCGCCAGTGGAAGAACCTCGAAAAGCACGGACGCCTGATCTACAACGTCGCGCGCCAGCCGGAGGAGATCCGGGTGCGCATGGAGGAGTTCCTGGCGCTGGAGGCTTCCGGCTGGAAGGGACGAGAACGCAGTGCCATGGTCACGGATCGCTTCCGTGCCGCCTTTGCCCGCGAGGCGATCACCAATCTCGCCGAAACGGACAGCGTCCGCATCCACACACTCGATCTCGACGGCAAGGCGATCGCCGCCATGGTCGTTCTGCTCATGGCCGGCGAGGCCTATACGTGGAAGACCGCCTATGACGAGCGATATGCGTTATATTCCCCGGGCAAGCTGCTGCTCGCCGAACTGACGGAATGGCACCTCGACGACGCCAACATCGCCCGCTCCGATTCCTGCGCGGTGCCCGACCATCCGATGATAGGCCGCTTCTGGCAGGAGCGCGAGGAGATGGGAACGCTCGTCATCGGCTTGCAGTCAATCCGTGACCGCGACGTCCGCCAGGTTGCAGCCCAGCTCCACCTCTATCGCAATACCCGAAACATGGCGCGGCTGCTGCGCGAGAAGATACGGGCGCTTGCCGGCCGCTAG